The Malus sylvestris chromosome 3, drMalSylv7.2, whole genome shotgun sequence genomic sequence cttactttactttttcttttcatttccgtGGATCAGTTTCCAAGGCGATGTGGAGCGCGAGGTAGAAGACGAGCTTGAAGGAGAACTTGCGGAGCTTTTTGAAGAGGACGATGAACCCTGACCCAACAAACGATAGGCTCGCCGCTCCGATGTTTACTGCCAACAAGATGTGGCGATCGTACGCCGTCAGACCTCCGGCGACTTGCCCCGTCATCACCATTTTCTTCACCCACTCTCTTTCGTCGAGGCTCATCTCCGGGAATCCCGAGCCTCTGACCTTGTTGACAAACTTCCCTCTGTTGCGAGCCTCTGACCTTGTCAGCCGCCGGCGTCCGCTCCGAGAACCCGCGAGAGAAGCAAATGGaactcaaataaataaaaaggttctacatgcatatacatacatacatacatacatatgtgtgtgtgtgtgtgtatatatatataatgtattgCTTACTCTAACGACTGTAGAAAAGAGAGCAATACTTTTTATTAGTGAGCAAAGTTTCAATGTCAACTaggaaattaagaaaaaagaaaaaggaaatcgCAAATCGCAAATAATTAAGTCCTTATAAGATTGTTCCCATGCCAATATACTTCCTTGCCTGCCAATATTAATATATGTATAAGCGTGCATATATTTTATAAGCTTTTGATTCGTTCTTCTTAACTTTTTTCTAGAGGCCAAGTTTAGACAGAAAAcctaaaaacaatttaaaagaaagaaaagtgtACTTACTTGATGATGTTTGTTTCGTAGTAAAGATGGATCAAGATGGAACTCAAGCATAATCCAATGGTCATTCTGCGGGGATCCTTTGTTCCTGTACGTAAATCTTTTTCTGAAGCCAATAGCTTGTTTAATCCCAGAAGCGTAGATTTCCTTGCCGGCATCTTCGCCTTTCCAAGTGCCGCCGGTGGTGCCAACTGTTCGGCAAACACGCGAGCCATTAGGAGCCTTCGAGTTGAGTGTGGTGAAGACGTAGATATCTTTATCATCTGTACATTCTTGACCATCATGTGATGCACGGTTAAGACGTCTCCATATGTCCGATGGTTCTTCAAGACCGTAGAGATCACAGTCATGAACAATGCCCTTGGGATAGTCCTGTCCGTCAAGTTTGGGACGAAGGTAGCCAAGAAGTAGTTCGTCGTCTCGAGGCATGAACCTGTACCCTACTGGAACTTGGTAGTAACCAGCCATAATAACTTTCTAATAGCAAGGATTTGAGAAGAATGAGAAAAGCGGAGGCGATGAGCAAGTAATGATACTGAATAGGGTGATCATTAGCTAGCGGCATGTATTTATATAggtaacaatgggctagggtttctTGTGTGTCAAGCTAGTTAAAATTACTTGGTGTTTATTACGTGGCCTTTTTAACTGGAATTAAGAGagtattttatctttatcatcAACCGCTAGCTAAATGGGAAATAATTCCAGTATAAAAAAGTAACCGTCATTATACATGTATGGTTTAAATTGCCCAACCATacaaacatacatacatacatacatacatacatattttataGATATCTAAACTacattaataaaaccctctttgtcaatcAAAAAAGAGTAAAACGATAATTTTGTTTCCTaccacaaaacaaaatcatgggCAGTAAAGTGAATTCacacaaattaaattttgcaGTTTTTTTAAACCCTCACCCACGGGTGATCCTAACGTCCtctaattttgaaaaataaaatacaaaaaagaaaacttctctctctaatccacattcctttttttctcctttctccttcccattttacaattaaaattaaaattattttcacacacaaagtgtggggcatattatagtatttattagaaaacttcattttaatcattGGAAAAGATAACTTTAGAGTATAACCTTGTGTAAGATCAATATCTAATTTTCGTCCCTTAATACATTTAGtcacctcatttattaattatattttgatgttttatatctctttttctttctatttaatgttttttcttaacaaatgatattatctactctATCGGGAAcagggtgggcttagcctcacaataggctaacaataatgtggttcgataaatcgaacctaaaacctttcacttacaagtgaagaggaatatcactacaTCGTAGTATTTAAAACTTTAAGTTACAATAaggatttattttaattaattgggTAAACTTGATGGTGGTGAAGAGGTGGTCGATATTGGAAGGCTTCGGAGGAGTTGAAGGTGATGGCAGTCCCAACTCACAAGTTGCCAGAGAGACGAATTAAAAACAACACCTTTTCTACTAAGATATTAGATCACatatcaaaattttgaatttaaaaatgatCATTTCGACCAATTTCACTTACTTTTGATGTTTGGGTTAACAACTGCCTTACTCATGCTTGTTCAACTCTTAaacttttccttttatttcttaatGTAGATTAGGAATATGCTAGTTTTCCTTCTTCATCGTCTTAATTTATCAATGTTCtagtaatatttttttagttaccATTAGATTCAAATTAGTCGGCCTTACCcaagtcatcctaaggcccaaCCAAagcaaaaactttaaaaatatatatataaaaacaaaaaactaaattgtacaaaaatataaatcaagttCTCAAAAATGATCGAAGCCTGGAAGGTTCCCACTTCACAGTTACAGAGGTGATAAAAACGTCACCGCTTCCGGCGCTCCTGTGGTTCTCATTGCCCTCCGTTCTCCGTAGCTTTTTCCTCAGGTATTTTTCTTCGATAATCTTTCAATCAAAATTCTTGAAAATATCGACAACGTCAAGTGCCTGTCTCTTTCAGCTTATAATTTGGAGGTAAGCATTTCTTTGTGTTATGTATGTTGGGAAGAATTATAAGGAAGTAATAATGATTAGGGTGGAGGTTAAAGGTAAGAAAAGACCGTGACTACCTGTTTGTTAGATCGTAGCCcgtgttttaaaaaattatttttaagacTCGCCTAGACAGTTTTTAGGGAGGAACTATGAAGAAAATGCCTCTGCCCGGCAGGAGTGGGCTATAGCCTATAGACTAGCCTGAATGCCTAGGTTGTTCGCCTCAAGGGCCTAGGCAACCTCAacgtatgatttttttttttaaagaacaaCCTAAATTCAAAATGACGTTGATTTGGGCAGGGTTTTTATAAAATTCATGCTAGCTTTATGTTTCTAAAACCTTGCTTTATGATGTGAATTAGAGAAATAATAATAGTTAATTcaattcatttatatatatacaatattgTAAATTCAATtcatttatatgttatatagtaaatttacttaaatctgtcTAGGTGTTAGATATCAGCTCACCGCCCGATTAGTGCTTACTgtcttttaaaaccttgcttTATTTTGCCAAGTGCAATACTATTGATTTAAAGGAATATGCTTTTTCTGATGCCATTTTTTCAATTGTATTGCACAGTTTATGAACGTACCTGGTGAATTGAACCCTGGCTTTTGTATGAAGTCCATTCTAccaattttttgttgtttatttatattgtgatatatttacactaaagcaTCATAAATCGAGAGGCAGGATGTtggaaaattaatattttacatttcatGTCCGTCGGAATGCTCACAGGCCAAATTTCATGAGAAGGTAAAATACCTATTTTGGCAGAACATGcactacaaaaataaataaatcatctGGGCGGACGAAAAATTTCGTTGggtcaaattttgttttgtcgCCTAAGACGTTAGATGACAAAAGTTGGTTGGGAAAAGTTGGTCCTGCAAAAACCCATCACTCGAAGTCTTATTCGACGAGAAGTAGTCGTTTGTCGGGCAAAAATGATTTTGCCCAATGAAAGAAGTCGCTAGGGTAAAGTGCATTGATTACCTTTACCCGACGAAAATATTATATCCGATAACGTCCACTAAATTAAATACTATTAAAAACTTGATCCTACGAAATTTTCATCGATCTCCTAAAATTTGGAGTCTCTTAGGGCATACCAACCCATATAACTTGTCATCCTCGAAATTGCTCACAAGGAACTTCTCTATATGCCTAAGGGCATTAGTGAAATCTCCATTTGTAGAATTAAAAGCCTGAGGTTGGAAGTTATCAGATGTGTTTTTCTCTATGTATTGTAATCTTCCTAGTTATAGCATGAATTAAGCGCCTGAAGTTGAAAGCGATTAGCTGAGTAGTTATAGTTACATTAAGTTACTAACTAGTTAGCACTTATATATGGCAAGTTAGCAACATTCGTTTATCTAAAACCATAATCTATTACtactaaaaaaatctcaaagggAAGGGAATGTAGAGTGACCGATCTTTTCtagaaaaattgaattgaaatcatGTGCAAGCGCTTGTTCTCTCCTACCAGAGAACTTCCATTGCTTCCACCCGAGGGTAGGGTGGGCTCTGATCCAGGGATGTGTGTTGCCTTATCTGAAGCACTTGACCTTTTACCCATTTGTTTTAAAGAAGGCGGACTTGCGGCGGGTTAACATGTATATAGGTTAGAAGGCGGAGTTTCATTGATTAAAGTTCTTTCCAAGCATGCAAATTGGGAAGAGGTTTAACCTTGCTACTTGAGCCTACAAGATGAGAGTACAGTTGCATGCCAATGTTTTCATGGAATCAGCTCCTTTGAGGATTTAAGCAAACTATTTCAGGAAATCCAATTCAACGCTACAAGCAAAGGTTTTATGTATACAACCAACAAAATTTCCGCGAATAAAATCTTCTGCTTGTTCATTATCTTCTATTTGAAACAAATACAACCAAGCTTATTGTTATAAGCTCCCCGACTGATTTAAGGCAAGGTCATAACGTGTGATCAACACATTAAATTTTCCTTCTCCTGATAATTCGTCCTGAAGTAACTTGTTAGTATGATAGCCAATCAGGCGATTGGCAAAGAAGGCTCAGTCCCCTTAAGACCACAAATGCAAAAAAAGCTTCCTTACATCACGAGTAATTAAAACGAGGCATTGTGCTCATTTGATTTACACGAGCGAGGATTCTTGAATTCGTCGGTTTCTTAAAATGACTTCCCTATGGATATTGATTTATGAAATAATCTTACACAAAGCAACCCAATTTCAAGGTGTCAAGGTGCATGATACAATTCAAGGAAGTAGGTAAATATATAAACGGAAAATATCAACAGTATGAAAGTTATAAAGGAGAAAACATGATCACTTTACAATTCGTGGTTAGCCATTGATTTGCTCTGGTTGGCAAAACCAGTGACGACTAACAAGCATTTTACATTAATCCTCTTTTTGTGTAAGCAATACCAACAGCTGCGGCAATTTGTTCTTCTTGTTCTATAAT encodes the following:
- the LOC126617198 gene encoding NAC domain-containing protein 26-like yields the protein MAGYYQVPVGYRFMPRDDELLLGYLRPKLDGQDYPKGIVHDCDLYGLEEPSDIWRRLNRASHDGQECTDDKDIYVFTTLNSKAPNGSRVCRTVGTTGGTWKGEDAGKEIYASGIKQAIGFRKRFTYRNKGSPQNDHWIMLEFHLDPSLLRNKHHQVIPFASLAGSRSGRRRLTRSEARNRGKFVNKVRGSGFPEMSLDEREWVKKMVMTGQVAGGLTAYDRHILLAVNIGAASLSFVGSGFIVLFKKLRKFSFKLVFYLALHIALETDPRK